A genomic window from Acidobacteriota bacterium includes:
- a CDS encoding ATP-binding protein — protein MKFPKRFSFAALKLHTKTTLLISIVLIVVFTVAGYFSNLTINNLTAEDEKYQSELLAVRVAEIIEQNVIINKKSQDKPPENRFADAQAEAFVPVWTESKKILEQSFLNAHKEIVEARVYYKNATGEWVETLLIPATVQSPNGSSKAFKPIGTGNREIIATRHQGDQTLITVEASIDISDDRGVNQFGVVQLLLSFDESQSFGTLLRKTLLPSFILTIITITLLVYFLFKYLIYIPLDNLLAAMSKAQSGDLAIEVPIASQDELGMLTNQFNRMAEQLHQEHALLEARIREATIEISERSEQLEDANLHLFEMQKELSKLEKLATAGQLAAQFAHEVGTPLNLISGHVQLLRARTTDERITNRLAVIEAQIDRVTEIVRAMLDAIKRPRPKYATGDINKILENILYAMQPTLSSRQVKLSKALADNLPTIYANADQLQQVFLNLINNSLDAMPEGGNLLVATSLEEENILIKISDTGKGIPVEEIGLIFEPLFSTKREQGGTGLGLTIVKQIILEHGGEIRAESETGKLTNFLIKLPKAENFVNESGGIRNATIIW, from the coding sequence ATGAAATTTCCCAAGAGGTTCAGTTTTGCCGCCCTCAAATTGCATACGAAAACCACCCTGTTGATTTCGATTGTGTTGATTGTGGTGTTTACGGTTGCCGGTTATTTTTCCAATCTCACGATTAACAACCTCACCGCTGAAGATGAAAAATATCAATCCGAATTGCTTGCGGTTCGGGTTGCCGAAATCATTGAACAAAACGTCATCATCAATAAAAAATCGCAGGATAAACCTCCCGAAAACCGTTTCGCAGATGCCCAGGCTGAAGCATTCGTTCCCGTCTGGACAGAGAGCAAAAAAATTCTCGAACAGAGTTTTTTAAACGCTCACAAAGAGATTGTCGAAGCGCGGGTTTATTATAAAAACGCTACGGGCGAGTGGGTTGAAACCCTGTTAATTCCTGCAACCGTTCAATCCCCCAACGGCTCAAGCAAGGCTTTTAAGCCGATTGGCACGGGCAATCGCGAAATCATTGCGACCAGACATCAGGGCGATCAGACTTTAATCACTGTCGAAGCCAGCATCGATATTTCCGATGATAGAGGCGTCAACCAATTCGGCGTTGTCCAATTGTTGCTGTCGTTTGATGAATCGCAAAGTTTCGGGACGTTGCTGCGCAAAACGCTTCTCCCTTCATTCATCCTGACGATTATTACCATCACCTTATTGGTCTATTTTCTTTTCAAATACCTGATTTATATTCCGCTCGATAATTTACTGGCGGCAATGTCAAAAGCCCAAAGCGGCGATCTGGCGATTGAAGTTCCTATCGCTTCGCAGGATGAATTGGGAATGTTGACCAATCAATTTAATCGCATGGCTGAACAGTTACATCAGGAACACGCGCTGCTGGAAGCCCGCATTCGCGAAGCGACCATCGAAATTTCCGAACGCAGCGAACAACTCGAAGACGCCAACCTGCATTTGTTTGAAATGCAGAAAGAGCTTTCAAAACTTGAAAAGCTCGCAACCGCCGGGCAACTTGCCGCGCAATTCGCGCACGAAGTCGGCACTCCCTTGAATTTAATTTCCGGTCATGTGCAACTGCTTCGCGCCCGCACCACCGATGAACGCATCACCAATCGTCTGGCGGTTATCGAAGCGCAGATTGACCGCGTCACCGAAATCGTTCGCGCCATGCTGGATGCCATCAAACGCCCGCGCCCGAAATATGCAACCGGCGACATCAACAAAATCCTTGAAAATATTCTCTATGCCATGCAACCGACGCTGTCGTCGCGGCAGGTAAAATTGTCAAAAGCTCTGGCTGACAATCTTCCGACAATCTATGCCAATGCAGACCAGTTGCAACAGGTCTTCCTCAATTTGATTAACAACAGTCTCGATGCCATGCCCGAAGGTGGCAATTTGTTAGTGGCGACCAGCCTGGAAGAAGAAAATATTCTCATCAAAATCTCCGACACAGGAAAAGGCATACCCGTCGAAGAGATTGGTTTAATTTTTGAGCCGCTGTTTTCAACCAAGCGTGAACAGGGCGGAACCGGGCTTGGGCTAACCATTGTCAAACAGATTATTCTCGAACATGGCGGCGAGATTCGCGCTGAAAGTGAAACCGGCAAACTCACAAATTTCTTAATTAAATTGCCGAAAGCAGAAAATTTTGTTAATGAATCAGGGGGCATACGCAATGCGACTATAATTTGGTGA
- a CDS encoding lytic transglycosylase domain-containing protein, which translates to MKKHSLKIVSALLLTFFISSLPLFAYASDQAQNNKQLEIDELIKTAERHFVKGQEAYTNGQYELARREFDQAVDSILIGSIDIRSDDQLRIYYRQLIEKVNRYQIASLEQKDGGFSEQRYEPSPLDKIATLSEAELDEVVAEDNEPKNAVPKYVNDTHLPYSVRQFISYFTKGKGRVTMEVGLNRSVRYREMATRIFKEEGVPTDFIWLAQVESSWNPYAVSYAGAKGIWQFMPGTGADFGLTQTYWLDERSNPEKSTRAAAKYLKYLSNYFRGNWTLALAAYNTGPGNVDSAINRAGTRDFWALHGAGYLARETRNYVPAIIAVVNIAKNPERYGFQLPPSYTPKYETRTIAQQTDLRPLAKKLNVSYSSLVDLNPELQRGSTPPGKHLLRIPAVIVVPKDKIDSVEKSEEKSVNSAQNN; encoded by the coding sequence ATGAAAAAGCATTCGTTAAAAATTGTATCGGCATTATTACTTACTTTTTTTATTTCTTCGTTGCCATTATTTGCCTACGCATCTGACCAGGCTCAAAACAATAAACAATTAGAGATTGACGAATTAATCAAAACTGCCGAGAGACATTTTGTAAAGGGGCAGGAAGCCTATACCAACGGGCAATACGAATTAGCCCGCCGCGAATTTGATCAGGCGGTTGATTCCATACTGATTGGCTCAATCGATATTCGCAGCGACGACCAGTTGCGCATCTATTACCGACAACTGATTGAAAAAGTCAATCGGTATCAAATCGCTTCGCTCGAACAAAAAGACGGCGGATTCAGCGAACAACGTTATGAACCGTCGCCGCTCGATAAAATCGCCACACTTTCGGAAGCCGAACTCGATGAAGTCGTAGCCGAAGATAACGAGCCGAAAAACGCCGTTCCCAAATATGTTAATGACACACACCTGCCTTACTCGGTGCGGCAATTCATCAGCTATTTCACCAAAGGCAAGGGACGTGTGACGATGGAAGTCGGATTGAACCGCTCTGTCCGTTATCGCGAAATGGCAACGCGGATTTTCAAAGAAGAAGGTGTGCCGACCGATTTCATCTGGCTTGCGCAAGTGGAATCGAGTTGGAATCCTTATGCCGTTTCGTATGCCGGGGCAAAGGGCATCTGGCAATTTATGCCCGGAACCGGCGCGGACTTTGGACTCACGCAAACCTACTGGCTGGATGAACGCTCGAACCCGGAAAAATCAACCCGCGCGGCGGCAAAATATTTGAAGTATCTATCGAATTATTTCCGTGGTAACTGGACGTTGGCGCTTGCGGCTTATAACACCGGTCCCGGCAATGTCGATTCGGCGATCAATCGCGCGGGCACCAGAGACTTTTGGGCATTGCACGGCGCAGGATACTTAGCGCGTGAAACCCGCAATTATGTTCCGGCAATCATTGCGGTCGTCAACATTGCGAAAAATCCTGAACGTTACGGATTTCAATTGCCGCCTTCATATACGCCGAAATATGAGACCCGAACCATCGCTCAACAAACCGATTTACGCCCGCTGGCGAAAAAGCTGAACGTTTCTTACAGTTCACTGGTTGATTTGAATCCCGAATTGCAGCGCGGCAGCACCCCGCCGGGTAAACATCTTTTGCGCATTCCCGCCGTTATCGTCGTACCCAAAGACAAAATTGATAGTGTCGAAAAAAGCGAAGAAAAATCGGTAAACTCTGCTCAAAATAATTAA
- a CDS encoding DUF883 C-terminal domain-containing protein, giving the protein MVERNKLISRSNSETREDDRSADEIRRDIANRRESLTGTVERLGDHIQQRLDWRQYVADYPFVAIGVAAGVGFLFSGMFKRTPTPGERIMDAVAESLEDMRDRLYSTFDDLPLKKNGVGKTVKAAATAIITKQIADYLKDKLTAKIESSNNRIKQADISTPKEERARTAVNSEMGT; this is encoded by the coding sequence ATGGTTGAAAGAAATAAGCTGATTTCGCGAAGCAATTCCGAAACTCGTGAAGATGACCGAAGCGCCGATGAGATTCGTCGAGATATTGCCAACCGTCGCGAATCTTTAACGGGAACTGTCGAACGTCTCGGCGATCACATACAACAACGTCTCGACTGGCGACAATATGTGGCTGATTATCCTTTTGTGGCTATAGGGGTGGCTGCCGGTGTCGGTTTTCTATTTTCAGGAATGTTCAAACGAACGCCGACGCCTGGCGAGCGCATTATGGATGCGGTAGCCGAAAGCCTCGAAGATATGCGTGATCGTTTGTACTCGACTTTCGATGATTTGCCTTTGAAAAAAAATGGTGTGGGCAAAACCGTTAAGGCTGCGGCAACCGCGATAATCACCAAACAAATTGCCGATTATTTGAAGGATAAATTAACCGCAAAAATCGAATCGTCAAATAATCGAATCAAGCAAGCCGATATATCCACACCCAAAGAAGAACGCGCGCGAACCGCTGTGAATTCTGAGATGGGTACTTAA
- a CDS encoding phage holin family protein, with amino-acid sequence MQPKQETIKSLQANTREESLTTLLRELASNSAALVRDELALAKQEMSEKIASLNSGIMVTAIGSILALLSLMVLSAAAVIVLAPYAGLWQSALMIGLGLAIVGGSIALTGIQKIKAIKLKPEKTVKTLEEDKQWLKEIS; translated from the coding sequence ATGCAACCGAAACAGGAAACCATAAAATCGCTTCAAGCCAATACTCGCGAAGAATCCCTGACCACTCTGCTTAGAGAGCTGGCAAGCAACTCCGCGGCTTTGGTGCGCGATGAACTGGCGCTTGCCAAACAGGAAATGAGCGAAAAAATTGCTTCGCTCAACAGCGGCATCATGGTAACGGCAATCGGGTCGATACTCGCTTTGCTTTCTCTGATGGTTTTATCGGCTGCCGCAGTAATTGTCTTAGCGCCTTATGCGGGCTTATGGCAGTCGGCTCTGATGATCGGCTTGGGATTAGCCATCGTCGGCGGAAGCATTGCCCTTACCGGAATTCAAAAAATCAAAGCGATTAAATTAAAACCTGAAAAGACCGTAAAAACTTTAGAAGAGGATAAACAATGGTTGAAAGAAATAAGCTGA
- a CDS encoding rhomboid family intramembrane serine protease → MLDTILLTLLILVWAFQVLFFFIPLGNENSIVRRLPIITFAILALNTIIYFVSLPVTVKQDSDREKAFKYIKVFIDDNRDILADENVRNRLKATGLFAKELTSFEERLRKEPDLADEVRSFTRSATAIQLRAELQPLIEKLEIADQEHLYNQYGLVRDGKYKAYQLLTYSFLHSNSRILGIVFPVHLLFNLIMLFAVAFSLEDLWGRPLFLGFFLLGAVVSAIPDAVSGTGLIGASGAVSALMGAFLVRLPKTRMKMGWVSIPLALPMMAFGKKSYGVALVKSYYYMAFFFLNQILLWWFFTYKTRNFDGVSYRCHIAGFIFGAAFAFLMKAYRIEEKYINPKIEAKIAYQLSPKIAEAIHLLDTGAFEQAESKLKALLVTHPGKPELLMALAQVYEKTRDYDKLNTIYTQLIRHHIENSDKEAALYAYDNLLLAFPDNKIEPNIPAEDWFKLCEYLEEIDMRHEAAIEYFRFVRCCPDDAAVPRACVQGAEAAFASQDIQLAIKLFEKVDINDYQSAYAARARIGLAECKARLTRATGKLVQPTTPLTLPPNAKAFPQRALNFQSASKLGKLA, encoded by the coding sequence ATGTTAGACACGATTTTATTAACTCTCCTGATTTTAGTTTGGGCGTTTCAAGTGCTTTTCTTTTTTATTCCGCTGGGCAATGAAAATTCCATCGTCAGGCGACTACCGATTATTACCTTCGCCATTCTTGCGCTAAATACCATCATCTATTTCGTCAGTCTTCCGGTTACGGTTAAACAGGATAGCGACCGCGAAAAAGCCTTCAAATATATAAAAGTTTTTATCGATGATAACCGCGATATTCTGGCTGATGAAAATGTCAGAAACCGCCTGAAAGCCACAGGTTTATTCGCCAAGGAACTCACTTCATTCGAGGAGAGATTAAGAAAAGAACCCGACCTGGCTGATGAAGTTCGCAGTTTTACTCGCAGCGCCACCGCCATTCAATTGCGCGCTGAATTGCAACCGCTCATCGAAAAATTAGAAATCGCCGATCAGGAACATCTCTACAATCAATATGGATTGGTACGCGACGGAAAGTACAAAGCCTATCAATTGCTCACCTATTCGTTTTTACATTCCAACAGTCGCATCCTGGGCATCGTTTTTCCGGTTCATCTGTTGTTTAACCTGATTATGTTGTTTGCGGTGGCATTCAGCCTTGAAGACCTTTGGGGACGACCACTTTTTCTGGGCTTCTTTTTATTGGGAGCAGTGGTTTCGGCAATCCCTGATGCGGTAAGCGGCACCGGACTCATCGGCGCATCGGGGGCGGTGTCGGCATTGATGGGTGCATTTCTGGTTCGGCTTCCCAAAACCCGCATGAAAATGGGTTGGGTTTCGATTCCATTGGCGCTGCCGATGATGGCATTCGGAAAAAAATCGTATGGCGTCGCTTTAGTGAAAAGCTATTACTACATGGCATTTTTCTTTTTAAATCAAATTCTGTTGTGGTGGTTTTTCACCTATAAAACGCGCAATTTTGATGGCGTCAGCTATCGTTGTCACATTGCCGGTTTCATTTTCGGTGCCGCCTTTGCTTTTCTAATGAAGGCTTATCGCATCGAAGAAAAGTACATCAATCCAAAAATCGAAGCGAAAATTGCTTATCAACTTTCACCCAAAATTGCCGAAGCCATTCATCTCCTGGACACCGGCGCATTTGAGCAGGCAGAAAGTAAACTGAAAGCTTTGTTAGTAACCCATCCGGGCAAACCTGAACTGCTGATGGCGCTCGCGCAGGTTTATGAAAAGACCCGCGATTATGACAAACTCAATACCATTTACACGCAACTGATTCGCCATCACATCGAAAACAGCGATAAAGAAGCGGCGCTTTACGCCTATGACAATCTCTTGCTGGCATTCCCGGATAATAAAATCGAACCGAACATTCCGGCAGAAGACTGGTTCAAATTGTGTGAATATCTTGAAGAGATTGATATGCGGCACGAAGCCGCGATTGAATATTTTCGCTTCGTCAGATGCTGTCCTGATGATGCGGCTGTACCGCGCGCCTGTGTGCAAGGCGCAGAAGCCGCTTTCGCTTCACAGGACATTCAACTGGCAATCAAATTATTTGAAAAGGTTGACATCAACGATTACCAGAGCGCCTATGCGGCACGCGCCCGCATCGGTTTAGCCGAATGCAAAGCGCGACTCACCCGCGCCACCGGAAAACTGGTTCAACCGACCACGCCTCTCACGCTCCCGCCAAATGCCAAAGCCTTTCCACAACGCGCCTTGAATTTTCAGAGCGCCTCAAAACTCGGCAAACTCGCCTGA
- a CDS encoding TonB-dependent receptor, whose protein sequence is MKSLEWKPVVATLLLSVLLLGQIAYPDDLDNLIFTGEVKDNAQAVIISAKVQVRNLATHIERQVETDTRGQFKILVSEPGRYEIKVSAEGFKEATKQFDTVTGRKIVADFILIPAGITEQMVVQAATGLSIDTTRTVAGDTVDRKELESLPILNRDPLQLIFLLGGASEAPLSTAELADEGRGVFLRNSPEEAGIFSLTGAPATSNNITIDGFDNNDDRAARERIKLSPENLAEMQIITNQYAAEYGRASGGRINLRTRSGGATFHGEAYSYFSDESLNANTYFRNARGLGRIPQSEYRNGAVFSGHLINQKNFFFVGFERLEVSDFAEINTFVPTQSHPLFALPKPNTPFSSTEQVGLLFEEISTPETNNTLNARADFNLSNSHTAALRFDLSRGENKRGFSGGSRLAETLLIAGRNSDSLSFTDNWILSNHLISQMRAQFSRLLPRSSAEIDSIGVIINEPSRVVAGAFTGSDSAPAFSREERRGQIQDNLSLIRGAHFIKTGFDVQLVRSTFNNLFATGGQYTFETVDDFLANRPSRFIQRFDTTSRARNNVIGLFVQDEWRIKPNLTLAYGARWDSESILNDRNNFSPRLAIAWDPFGGALSRSKKFAPGKTLIRAGFGLFYNRALLRTIDDFSLGKSSITVDSNITPDILSSVQFPNPILDNTLVQRYGVVETDFLRRISPDLEIPYTLQTGIGIERQLSKNAVVTIDYIFTRGMHLWRETNINAPRLPAGFASFTEYLLSRDFDNRPVQGARPIINANADIVRFDLGTNTSTASSAIQSINGIRLLTLGLNTQRSSNLSTVLRILRNLRPDPSLTQVELLESTGNSFYHGGIFSLRYRLSNWATLRTVYTLSKFIDEGTTNTASPQNLSDRRAERSLSLQDQRHRFTLSGIFQLPKIKITLAPIFSLGSARPFNIGAGFDRNLNDIANDRPNFISEIARPVWRKPNSNAATDVKSALALAPLGSDGNLPRNYGRGPGTFTFNIRASRTFHLTEQIRLRPAIDVFNVLNHTVFNFGSEFVDRDDADFLVPRRTQRPRTIQLNVKVDF, encoded by the coding sequence ATGAAAAGCCTTGAATGGAAACCTGTAGTTGCGACCTTGTTACTCTCGGTTTTGCTGCTTGGGCAAATCGCTTACCCGGATGATTTGGACAACCTCATTTTTACCGGTGAAGTTAAAGATAACGCGCAGGCGGTGATCATTTCAGCGAAGGTGCAGGTACGCAACCTCGCGACCCATATCGAGCGACAGGTTGAAACCGATACTCGTGGACAATTTAAAATTCTGGTAAGCGAACCGGGGCGTTATGAGATTAAAGTGAGCGCCGAAGGTTTCAAGGAAGCCACTAAACAATTCGACACCGTAACCGGTCGCAAAATCGTTGCGGATTTTATATTGATACCCGCAGGTATTACCGAACAAATGGTCGTTCAAGCGGCAACTGGTTTGTCGATTGATACGACGCGCACCGTCGCAGGTGACACCGTTGACCGTAAAGAGCTTGAGAGTTTGCCGATTCTCAATCGCGACCCCCTGCAACTCATTTTTCTATTAGGGGGCGCAAGCGAAGCGCCGCTCTCGACGGCTGAGCTTGCAGATGAAGGTCGCGGGGTATTTCTCAGAAACTCACCCGAAGAAGCCGGAATTTTTTCGCTCACAGGTGCGCCGGCGACTTCCAACAACATCACCATTGATGGATTCGATAATAATGATGACCGCGCGGCGCGCGAACGCATCAAACTTTCACCCGAAAACCTCGCCGAAATGCAAATCATCACCAATCAATACGCCGCAGAATACGGACGCGCTTCGGGCGGACGTATCAATTTGCGCACGCGCAGCGGCGGCGCAACTTTTCACGGTGAAGCCTACAGCTATTTCAGCGATGAATCTTTGAATGCCAACACCTATTTTCGCAACGCCCGTGGACTCGGACGCATTCCACAATCGGAATATCGTAATGGCGCAGTTTTTTCCGGGCACCTCATCAACCAAAAAAATTTTTTCTTTGTCGGGTTTGAAAGATTAGAGGTTAGCGATTTTGCCGAAATCAACACCTTTGTGCCAACCCAAAGCCATCCGCTTTTTGCTCTGCCAAAACCCAACACGCCATTTTCTTCAACCGAGCAAGTCGGATTGCTGTTTGAAGAAATCTCGACGCCGGAAACCAATAACACTTTGAATGCCCGCGCCGATTTCAATTTGTCGAATTCGCATACTGCGGCTTTGCGATTCGATTTATCGCGTGGAGAAAATAAACGCGGATTTTCAGGGGGCAGCCGTCTGGCGGAAACCCTGCTGATTGCCGGACGCAATTCCGACTCCTTGAGCTTCACGGATAATTGGATATTGTCGAATCATCTAATCAGCCAGATGCGCGCGCAGTTTTCGCGATTGTTGCCGCGTTCGAGCGCCGAGATTGATTCCATTGGCGTCATCATCAACGAACCGAGCCGGGTCGTTGCCGGAGCGTTTACCGGCAGCGATTCCGCACCGGCTTTTTCACGAGAAGAACGACGCGGGCAAATTCAAGATAACCTGTCGCTCATTCGCGGCGCGCATTTCATCAAGACCGGATTCGATGTTCAGTTGGTGCGTTCAACTTTCAATAATTTATTCGCCACCGGCGGACAATATACCTTTGAAACCGTTGATGATTTTCTTGCCAATCGCCCGTCGCGATTCATTCAACGGTTCGATACCACCAGCCGCGCGCGTAACAATGTTATTGGTTTATTTGTTCAGGACGAATGGCGCATCAAACCGAATCTCACTCTCGCTTACGGCGCGCGTTGGGACAGTGAATCGATTTTGAATGACCGCAATAATTTCAGCCCGCGCCTGGCAATCGCCTGGGACCCGTTTGGCGGCGCGCTGTCGCGGTCGAAAAAATTTGCGCCGGGAAAAACCTTAATCCGCGCGGGCTTTGGTCTTTTTTACAACCGCGCCTTGCTCAGAACGATTGATGATTTTTCGCTCGGCAAATCATCCATCACCGTTGATTCAAATATCACCCCCGATATTTTATCATCCGTGCAGTTTCCCAATCCGATACTCGATAACACCCTCGTTCAACGTTACGGCGTGGTTGAAACAGACTTTCTTAGACGCATCAGTCCTGACCTTGAAATTCCTTACACCTTGCAAACCGGCATTGGCATTGAACGACAATTAAGTAAAAACGCCGTCGTCACTATTGATTACATTTTCACACGCGGCATGCATCTGTGGCGCGAAACCAATATCAATGCGCCGCGCCTGCCCGCAGGGTTTGCCAGTTTTACCGAGTATTTATTAAGTCGCGATTTTGATAACCGTCCGGTTCAAGGCGCGCGCCCGATTATCAACGCCAATGCCGATATTGTGCGCTTCGATTTGGGGACGAACACTTCAACGGCTTCAAGCGCCATTCAATCCATCAACGGCATACGCCTTTTAACTCTCGGATTGAACACCCAGCGTTCAAGCAACCTCAGCACGGTGTTGAGAATTTTGCGAAACCTCAGACCCGACCCATCGCTTACCCAAGTTGAACTTCTCGAATCAACCGGCAATTCCTTTTATCACGGCGGGATTTTTTCCTTACGCTATCGTCTATCAAATTGGGCGACGTTGCGAACGGTTTATACGCTATCGAAATTTATTGATGAAGGCACCACCAACACCGCCTCGCCGCAAAATTTAAGTGACCGACGGGCTGAGCGAAGTTTATCTTTGCAAGACCAGCGGCATCGCTTCACCTTGAGCGGCATTTTTCAACTGCCAAAAATCAAAATCACTCTCGCGCCGATTTTTTCCCTCGGTTCGGCAAGACCTTTCAATATCGGCGCAGGCTTTGATCGCAATTTGAATGATATTGCAAACGACCGCCCCAATTTCATTTCAGAGATTGCGAGACCGGTTTGGCGAAAGCCCAATTCCAATGCGGCAACGGATGTGAAAAGCGCCCTCGCGCTTGCTCCCTTGGGTTCGGATGGCAACTTGCCGCGCAATTACGGCAGAGGACCCGGCACCTTTACTTTCAATATTCGCGCATCGAGAACCTTTCACTTGACAGAACAAATTCGCCTGCGTCCGGCGATTGATGTGTTCAATGTATTAAATCACACGGTCTTTAATTTTGGTTCGGAATTCGTTGATCGCGACGACGCAGATTTTCTCGTCCCGCGCCGTACCCAACGCCCACGCACCATTCAATTGAATGTAAAGGTGGATTTTTAA
- a CDS encoding sigma-54 dependent transcriptional regulator, whose translation MKQILVIDDDLETCNFLSEIFSEEGWQVTSSQSAEAAIAAVNRQRFDLIVSDINLGSKINGVALLKEFKTISPQSEVILISGFGSLETAVEAVREGAFDYISKPFNISEIIATAKRALTQQKTEETQAVILKEYSESSGLIGHSPKMIDLYKQIAVVAPSRSTVLITGESGTGKELVARAIHRNSLRHNGAFLAINCGALTETLLEAELFGHMKGSFTGAYADKRGLFEDADGGTIFLDEIGETSLNMQVKLLRVLQESEIRRVGGTKNIHVDVRILAATNRHLEQEVKEGRFREDLFYRLSVVTLRVPPLRERREDIQLLAAHALKRAKSAGTVATSISSEALSLLEQYDWPGNVRELENTIEHAALYVRGSVITPSDLQEKVRNQVGSNRGEKLQTLFDDLPSLDELERRYLVHVLQQVGGSRTRAAEIMKIDRRTLYRMAERFNINLKDNAE comes from the coding sequence ATGAAACAAATTCTGGTTATTGACGACGATTTGGAAACCTGCAATTTTCTTTCCGAAATTTTTTCCGAAGAAGGCTGGCAAGTGACCTCCAGTCAATCTGCCGAAGCCGCCATCGCTGCGGTGAATCGCCAACGCTTCGACTTGATTGTTTCCGATATTAATCTGGGCAGCAAAATCAATGGGGTTGCCCTGCTCAAAGAGTTCAAAACCATCTCACCACAATCCGAGGTCATTTTGATTAGCGGCTTCGGGTCGCTCGAAACCGCCGTCGAAGCGGTTCGCGAAGGGGCTTTCGATTACATCAGCAAACCGTTCAATATTTCGGAAATCATCGCCACCGCCAAACGTGCTCTCACCCAACAGAAGACCGAAGAAACCCAGGCAGTCATTTTGAAAGAGTACAGCGAATCATCGGGGCTTATCGGGCACAGCCCGAAAATGATTGACCTCTATAAACAGATTGCCGTGGTTGCGCCATCGCGCTCGACCGTATTGATTACCGGGGAATCGGGCACCGGCAAAGAACTGGTGGCGCGCGCGATTCACCGCAACAGTTTGCGCCATAACGGCGCGTTCTTAGCCATCAACTGCGGCGCTTTAACCGAAACCCTGCTTGAAGCCGAATTGTTCGGGCATATGAAAGGCAGTTTCACAGGCGCTTATGCAGACAAACGCGGTCTCTTTGAAGACGCTGACGGCGGCACCATTTTTCTTGATGAAATCGGCGAAACCAGTTTGAACATGCAGGTGAAATTGTTGCGCGTCTTGCAGGAGAGCGAAATTCGCAGAGTCGGCGGCACTAAAAATATTCACGTCGATGTGCGAATCCTGGCAGCCACCAATCGCCATCTCGAACAGGAGGTCAAAGAAGGGCGGTTTCGCGAAGACCTGTTTTATCGGTTAAGCGTGGTGACGTTGCGTGTGCCGCCGCTCAGAGAACGGCGTGAAGACATCCAACTGCTTGCGGCTCACGCTCTCAAACGCGCGAAATCAGCAGGAACGGTTGCCACTTCTATCTCTTCAGAGGCGTTGTCATTGCTCGAACAATACGATTGGCCCGGCAATGTTCGTGAACTTGAAAACACCATCGAACACGCCGCTTTGTATGTGCGTGGTTCGGTTATTACGCCGAGTGATTTACAGGAAAAAGTTCGCAATCAGGTGGGCAGCAATCGCGGCGAAAAATTACAGACGCTGTTTGATGATTTACCCTCGCTTGACGAATTGGAACGCCGCTATCTGGTGCATGTGCTGCAACAGGTGGGCGGCAGTCGCACGCGCGCTGCCGAAATTATGAAGATTGACCGGCGCACGCTTTATCGCATGGCTGAACGATTCAATATCAATCTCAAAGATAACGCCGAGTAA
- a CDS encoding copper homeostasis protein CutC, with translation MSQTVTNQQPLPRLLEVIVCTVEDAIAAENGGAGRLEIISHFEVGGLTPAVELVREILNAVAIPARVMLRENAGFNINAKELKKLANDAKRFAELGVDGLVLGFLRDGEIDVEAMNAVLGCAPKMKATFHRAFEQMDDPFKAITVLKNFTQIDRILTSGRPGEWQRNIEFLKALQQTAQPEIAILVGGGLDAQKLQTLGAESTLREFHVGRSARLGEQLDEGVDAEKVSRLLRLLN, from the coding sequence ATGAGTCAGACCGTTACAAATCAGCAACCGTTGCCGCGCCTCCTTGAAGTGATTGTCTGCACGGTGGAAGATGCCATTGCTGCCGAAAACGGCGGAGCCGGGCGGCTTGAAATCATCAGCCACTTTGAAGTCGGCGGGTTAACTCCGGCTGTTGAATTGGTGCGTGAAATTTTAAATGCAGTTGCAATTCCCGCGCGCGTTATGCTCAGAGAGAACGCCGGTTTCAATATCAATGCAAAAGAACTGAAAAAACTGGCAAACGATGCTAAGCGATTTGCTGAACTTGGCGTCGATGGGTTGGTGCTCGGATTTTTACGCGACGGAGAAATTGATGTCGAGGCAATGAATGCGGTGCTTGGGTGCGCGCCGAAAATGAAAGCGACTTTTCATCGGGCTTTTGAACAAATGGATGACCCCTTTAAAGCGATTACGGTATTAAAAAACTTCACCCAGATTGATCGGATTTTAACCAGTGGCAGACCTGGCGAGTGGCAGCGAAATATTGAATTTCTTAAAGCGCTTCAACAAACTGCACAACCGGAAATTGCTATACTGGTTGGCGGTGGATTAGACGCGCAAAAACTGCAAACTCTGGGTGCGGAATCTACTCTGCGTGAATTCCATGTGGGCAGAAGCGCGCGCCTCGGCGAACAACTTGACGAGGGAGTTGATGCCGAAAAAGTTTCTCGGTTGCTGCGCTTGCTTAACTGA